The following are encoded in a window of Deltaproteobacteria bacterium PRO3 genomic DNA:
- a CDS encoding cysteine desulfurase has translation MEGLLYLDHHATTPVDPRVLAAMLPYFREAFGNAASRQHAFGWRAEAAVEKARAQVARAIGAEAKELVFTSGATEGNNLAIFGVAERCAEQGRHLIVGATEHRAVLDPARRLAERGYDVAILPVDRFGRVDPEALKRAIRPDTILISLMFANNEVGTLHPVVEIGRIAKERGVLFHCDAAQALGKVPVDVEAAGIDLLTLSAHKFYGPKGVGAIYVRGKNPRVRLTPLFYGGGHERGLRSGTLNVPGIVGMGEAAELATREMAETAPRLAALRERLWEGLRRGLEGLTRNGHPTESLPNNLNVTYEGVRSEVLMMEMKGVAVSSGSACSSAEPEPSHVLRALGLSAEAAKCSIRYGLGKDNTEAEIDRVVAETVATVRRLRERGPQAGAAGPEKEAIDS, from the coding sequence ATGGAAGGACTCCTCTACCTCGATCATCACGCGACCACGCCCGTCGATCCGCGGGTCCTGGCGGCGATGCTGCCTTATTTCCGCGAGGCCTTCGGCAACGCCGCCAGCCGGCAGCACGCCTTCGGCTGGCGCGCCGAGGCGGCGGTCGAGAAGGCCCGCGCCCAGGTGGCGCGGGCGATCGGCGCCGAGGCCAAGGAGCTCGTCTTCACCAGCGGGGCCACCGAGGGCAACAACCTCGCCATTTTCGGGGTCGCGGAGCGCTGCGCCGAGCAGGGCCGGCACTTGATCGTCGGCGCCACCGAGCACCGGGCCGTCCTGGATCCCGCGCGGCGCCTGGCCGAGCGCGGCTACGACGTGGCGATCCTGCCGGTGGACCGCTTCGGCCGCGTCGATCCCGAGGCGCTGAAACGCGCGATCCGCCCCGACACGATCCTGATCAGCCTCATGTTCGCCAACAACGAGGTCGGCACCCTGCATCCCGTCGTGGAAATCGGGCGGATCGCCAAGGAGCGCGGGGTCTTGTTTCACTGCGACGCCGCCCAAGCCCTCGGCAAAGTCCCCGTCGACGTGGAGGCCGCGGGGATCGACCTGCTGACGCTCTCGGCGCACAAGTTTTACGGTCCGAAGGGGGTCGGTGCGATCTACGTGCGGGGAAAAAATCCCCGCGTGCGCCTGACGCCGCTCTTCTATGGCGGGGGCCATGAGCGCGGCCTGCGCTCGGGCACTCTCAATGTCCCGGGCATCGTCGGGATGGGCGAGGCGGCCGAGCTGGCGACCCGCGAGATGGCGGAGACCGCGCCCCGGCTTGCGGCCCTGAGAGAGCGGCTGTGGGAGGGCCTGCGCCGGGGATTGGAGGGGCTAACGCGCAACGGGCATCCCACGGAATCCCTGCCGAACAACCTCAACGTCACTTATGAGGGGGTGCGCAGCGAGGTCCTGATGATGGAGATGAAGGGCGTCGCCGTGTCCTCGGGTTCGGCCTGCAGCTCCGCCGAGCCGGAGCCCTCCCACGTCCTGCGGGCCTTGGGCTTGAGCGCCGAGGCGGCCAAGTGCTCGATCCGTTACGGCTTGGGCAAGGACAACACCGAGGCGGAGATCGACCGGGTCGTGGCTGAGACCGTGGCGACCGTGCGGCGCCTGCGCGAGCGGGGCCCCCAAGCCGGCGCCGCGGGGCCGGAGAAAGAAGCTATTGATTCTTGA
- the apbC gene encoding iron-sulfur cluster carrier protein ApbC — MQDAVLKALSQVQDPEIHRDLVSLNMIRDLEVKDGAVSLRVVLTTPACPLREKVEQDVRAALQAVPGVKEIKIQMDAEVRSGNRPMPGGRLESVKNIIAVASGKGGVGKSTVAVNLALALARTGTQVGILDADIYGPSLPTLMGLKNTPPLVDETKKKIIPLEKYGVKNMSIGFLMKDEDAAVWRGPMIGRMLQQFIEDVAWNELDYLIIDLPPGTGDAQLSISQLIPISGAVIVTTPQDVALADVVRGVAMFRKVQIPILGVVENMSYFACPHCHERSEIFSHGGGRKKAEDLKVPFLGEIPIDLDTRIGSDEGKPIVVAKPESEGAKRFTEFAMRVAGELSVINVNRPTVNL; from the coding sequence ATGCAGGATGCCGTCCTTAAAGCCCTAAGCCAGGTCCAAGATCCCGAAATCCACCGGGATCTGGTCTCGCTCAACATGATCCGCGACCTCGAGGTGAAGGACGGCGCGGTCTCCCTGCGCGTGGTCCTGACCACCCCGGCCTGTCCCCTGCGGGAGAAGGTCGAGCAGGACGTCCGCGCGGCCCTGCAGGCGGTGCCGGGGGTGAAGGAAATCAAGATCCAGATGGACGCCGAGGTGCGCTCGGGCAACCGTCCCATGCCGGGCGGCCGCCTCGAGTCGGTGAAGAACATCATCGCCGTCGCCAGCGGCAAGGGCGGCGTGGGCAAGTCGACCGTCGCCGTCAACCTGGCGCTGGCCCTGGCCCGCACCGGCACCCAAGTCGGCATCCTCGACGCGGACATCTACGGCCCTTCCCTGCCCACGTTGATGGGCCTCAAGAACACCCCACCGCTCGTCGACGAGACCAAGAAAAAGATCATCCCCCTCGAGAAATACGGCGTGAAGAACATGAGCATCGGCTTCCTGATGAAGGACGAGGACGCCGCCGTGTGGCGCGGACCGATGATCGGGCGCATGCTGCAGCAGTTCATCGAGGACGTCGCCTGGAACGAGCTGGATTATCTCATCATCGACCTGCCGCCGGGCACCGGCGACGCCCAGCTCTCGATCTCGCAGCTGATCCCCATTTCCGGCGCGGTGATCGTCACCACCCCGCAGGACGTCGCCTTGGCCGACGTGGTGCGCGGCGTAGCGATGTTCCGCAAGGTTCAGATCCCGATCTTGGGCGTGGTCGAAAACATGAGCTACTTCGCCTGCCCGCACTGCCACGAACGCAGCGAGATCTTCAGCCACGGCGGCGGCCGCAAGAAGGCCGAGGACTTGAAGGTGCCTTTCCTGGGCGAGATCCCCATCGACCTCGACACCCGCATCGGCAGCGACGAGGGCAAGCCCATCGTCGTGGCTAAACCGGAATCGGAAGGCGCCAAGCGCTTTACGGAATTCGCGATGCGGGTGGCGGGGGAATTGTCGGTGATCAACGTCAACCGGCCGACGGTGAATCTTTAA
- a CDS encoding ComEC/Rec2 family competence protein gives MSLPSPRRYPLLLPVVGFALGLLAGARWDGLASLVPGIALALGLGLTVLSRPSRAPGLALLAFGLGWLRVGAALPPEERPPWRAWLESSAKIEALWQVEAYPTCAGGLCRFPARLLGYREGEAFQELELGLAVKGRGERFLIPGQVYRSTLRLRRPRGFRNPHSFDYPRYLRLGGVSATAFVDDFSAAKLERDATLTLRLAGALRLRLRERIREAVPEGPARGVLAALLLGEEGMLDPEVEEDFRRAGLTHVLVVSGLHFGLVLLFFYGPIYLLLALRRPWAEGGGARRAALGLALLPAFGYGLVVGLTPSVWRGLGFCAAIFLAALWRGRRDFTATLLAVAGLLLLLHPLWIFSLSFQLSFLSGASLAYFGRVFATWWEGAAALRPWMRGKWAQWGATSLFASLVANLALLPLVGSAFHEVSLIAPAANLVLVPFFASFLLPAELLAGLADLVHPPWASLLFAKLGALLGPVLEALAVPARWRHATAWVGPWGPSHWGAYLFALAALASLGRRRRASIFAGLAGLFGVAAWAGVGVEARPPRLALTMLDVGQGESLLLRLPEGQGLVIDGGGFPYSDFDVGGKVVIPELLGRGLRRPSALVLTHLDADHWKGLKSLAARLEVGEFWVGAGALEDPGFAALSELLAARGIPLRILSQGRRWAMGGAEFEVLWPPAEAARRRGLSDNDRSLGLRVCMREVCFLLTGDLEAEGEAAVAAALAGRGAQVLKVAHHG, from the coding sequence GTGAGTCTCCCGTCCCCGCGCCGCTATCCCTTGCTCCTGCCCGTCGTCGGTTTCGCGCTCGGTCTCTTGGCCGGCGCCCGATGGGACGGCCTCGCCTCGCTCGTCCCCGGAATTGCCCTGGCCTTGGGGCTAGGACTGACGGTCCTCTCGCGTCCCTCGCGGGCGCCGGGCCTGGCCCTCCTGGCCTTCGGTCTGGGCTGGCTGAGGGTTGGCGCCGCCCTGCCGCCTGAAGAACGCCCGCCCTGGCGAGCTTGGTTGGAGAGCTCGGCGAAGATCGAGGCCCTCTGGCAGGTCGAGGCCTACCCGACCTGCGCGGGCGGCCTCTGCCGTTTTCCGGCGCGGCTGCTCGGCTACCGGGAGGGGGAGGCCTTTCAGGAGCTCGAGCTGGGCCTCGCGGTGAAGGGAAGGGGCGAGCGCTTTCTCATCCCGGGTCAGGTCTATCGCTCCACGCTGCGGCTGCGGCGACCGCGGGGCTTTCGCAACCCGCACAGCTTCGACTACCCGCGCTACCTGCGCCTCGGCGGCGTCTCGGCCACGGCCTTCGTCGACGACTTTTCCGCCGCCAAATTGGAAAGAGACGCGACCCTTACCCTGCGACTGGCCGGCGCCCTACGCCTGCGGCTGCGGGAGCGGATCCGCGAGGCCGTGCCCGAGGGGCCGGCGCGCGGCGTCCTGGCGGCCCTCCTGCTGGGCGAGGAGGGGATGCTGGATCCGGAGGTGGAGGAAGACTTTCGGCGGGCGGGTCTGACCCACGTCCTGGTCGTCTCGGGCCTGCACTTCGGCCTGGTGCTGCTCTTTTTCTACGGGCCGATCTACTTACTGCTCGCGCTGCGGCGCCCCTGGGCGGAAGGCGGCGGGGCGCGGCGGGCGGCCCTGGGCCTCGCCTTGTTGCCGGCTTTCGGCTACGGCCTCGTCGTCGGGCTCACGCCCTCGGTATGGCGGGGCCTGGGGTTTTGCGCCGCGATCTTCCTGGCGGCGCTGTGGCGGGGCCGCCGGGACTTTACCGCCACGCTCCTGGCGGTCGCGGGACTCTTGTTGCTACTCCACCCGCTGTGGATCTTTTCGCTTTCCTTCCAGCTCTCCTTTCTCTCGGGCGCCTCCCTGGCCTATTTCGGGCGGGTCTTCGCGACCTGGTGGGAGGGCGCGGCCGCCCTTCGGCCTTGGATGCGGGGGAAGTGGGCGCAGTGGGGCGCGACGAGCCTGTTCGCCTCCCTCGTGGCCAACCTCGCCCTGTTGCCGCTCGTGGGGAGCGCCTTTCACGAGGTGTCGCTGATCGCGCCGGCGGCCAATTTGGTTTTGGTGCCCTTTTTTGCCTCCTTTCTCTTGCCGGCGGAATTGCTGGCGGGGCTGGCGGATCTCGTACACCCTCCCTGGGCGAGCCTGCTCTTCGCGAAATTGGGCGCCTTGCTCGGGCCGGTCTTGGAGGCGCTCGCCGTTCCGGCGCGATGGCGGCATGCGACGGCCTGGGTGGGTCCTTGGGGCCCCTCGCACTGGGGCGCCTATCTTTTCGCCCTCGCCGCCTTGGCCTCCCTCGGTCGCCGGCGTCGCGCGTCGATCTTCGCGGGCCTGGCGGGCTTGTTCGGGGTGGCGGCTTGGGCGGGAGTCGGCGTGGAGGCGAGGCCTCCGCGCCTCGCGCTCACGATGCTGGATGTGGGGCAGGGCGAGAGCCTCCTGCTGCGGCTCCCGGAGGGTCAGGGCCTGGTGATCGACGGGGGCGGTTTCCCCTACAGCGACTTCGACGTCGGCGGAAAGGTCGTGATCCCCGAGCTGCTGGGCCGCGGCCTGCGGCGCCCCAGCGCCCTGGTCTTGACCCACCTCGACGCGGACCACTGGAAGGGATTGAAGTCCCTGGCCGCGCGGCTGGAGGTCGGGGAGTTCTGGGTGGGCGCCGGAGCCCTCGAGGACCCGGGCTTTGCGGCCTTGTCCGAGCTGCTGGCGGCCCGCGGGATCCCGCTTCGAATTCTCAGCCAGGGCCGGCGCTGGGCGATGGGCGGGGCCGAATTCGAGGTGCTGTGGCCGCCGGCCGAGGCCGCGCGCCGGCGCGGACTTTCCGACAACGACCGCAGCCTGGGGCTGCGGGTCTGTATGCGCGAGGTCTGCTTCCTTTTGACCGGCGACTTGGAGGCGGAGGGCGAGGCGGCCGTCGCGGCGGCGCTCGCGGGCCGCGGGGCCCAGGTCTTGAAGGTGGCCCACCACGGT
- a CDS encoding iron-sulfur cluster assembly accessory protein: MIQLTDNAIQKAKDLMVANNKPGHGLRIGIAGGGCSGLSYKMDFEEKPGEGDRVFEMNGLKIFVDPKAYLYLNNITIDYHSDMMSSGFTFNNPNAKSTCGCGTSFSV, translated from the coding sequence ATGATTCAATTGACCGACAACGCCATCCAGAAGGCCAAGGACCTGATGGTCGCCAACAACAAGCCCGGCCACGGCCTGCGCATCGGCATCGCCGGCGGCGGCTGCTCCGGGCTGTCCTACAAAATGGACTTCGAAGAAAAACCGGGGGAGGGCGACCGGGTCTTCGAGATGAACGGCCTCAAGATCTTCGTCGACCCCAAGGCCTACCTGTACCTGAACAACATCACGATCGACTACCACTCCGACATGATGAGCTCGGGCTTCACCTTCAACAACCCCAACGCGAAATCGACCTGCGGCTGCGGGACCTCGTTTTCGGTGTAA
- a CDS encoding MBL fold metallo-hydrolase — protein sequence MAIEPKTTEHGLRLGDIEFIWARNSRDFFFSNSILIHDSQTTIVDPSSNFTYLEQLASRKVVQQVLNTHYHVDHRSLNHLFRNCQFICHEKDLAAILSFDNYLKYADSERNSDYVLWLKNIFSSLEILDGYVSILLKDEDLVPLKDHPVRALHIPGHTPGHLALFFEDIDLLYTSDIDLTPLGPWYANISSDIDQFLASIRRVKLFHAQYYATSHGGRIYDREQFLEKLEKFESAFEKRDARLLEALHERPRDLKELSQIGIIFKSSQLSDPLKACFERQMVEKHLERFERQGKIYQENGIWRLT from the coding sequence ATGGCCATCGAACCCAAAACCACCGAACACGGACTTCGCCTCGGCGACATCGAGTTCATTTGGGCGCGAAACTCGCGGGACTTCTTTTTCTCGAACTCGATCCTGATCCACGACAGCCAGACGACGATCGTCGACCCTTCTTCCAATTTTACCTACCTCGAGCAGTTGGCCTCCCGCAAGGTGGTGCAGCAGGTGCTCAACACGCACTACCACGTCGACCACCGCTCGCTGAACCACCTGTTCCGCAATTGCCAGTTCATCTGCCACGAGAAAGACTTGGCCGCCATCCTCAGCTTCGACAACTACCTCAAGTATGCCGACAGCGAGCGGAACTCCGACTACGTCCTCTGGCTGAAGAACATCTTCTCCAGCCTCGAGATCCTGGACGGCTACGTGAGCATCCTGCTGAAGGACGAGGACTTGGTGCCACTGAAGGATCACCCAGTTCGCGCGCTGCACATCCCCGGCCATACCCCGGGCCACCTGGCGCTGTTCTTCGAGGACATCGACCTGCTCTACACCAGCGACATCGACCTGACCCCTCTCGGCCCCTGGTACGCCAACATCTCTTCCGACATCGACCAGTTTCTCGCCTCGATCCGGCGAGTGAAGCTGTTTCACGCCCAATACTACGCCACCAGCCACGGCGGACGGATCTATGACCGAGAGCAGTTTTTGGAGAAGCTGGAAAAATTCGAATCGGCCTTCGAGAAGCGCGATGCGCGCCTGCTGGAGGCCTTGCACGAGCGGCCCCGCGACTTGAAAGAGCTTTCGCAGATCGGGATCATCTTCAAGAGCAGTCAGCTCAGCGACCCGCTGAAGGCCTGCTTCGAGCGGCAGATGGTGGAAAAGCACCTGGAGAGATTCGAAAGGCAGGGGAAAATCTATCAGGAAAACGGAATCTGGCGGCTCACGTAG